A DNA window from Paralichthys olivaceus isolate ysfri-2021 chromosome 3, ASM2471397v2, whole genome shotgun sequence contains the following coding sequences:
- the mysm1 gene encoding histone H2A deubiquitinase MYSM1 encodes MSTMYTANRQGSLRVKLSTASSRWFLSVCLSALLCLRLCSNMEDEVDVDIEGDETEIRLNELDSEGLVQEQFIQSSWTSSAGTLPWELDSSISPENREAIQRMLLEEQYYLTGKEIPDHIWESDPYNKPKVKHSPAKPSTAASGSSSHWSKQEKELFEEGLAQFGRRWTKIAKVVESRSVLQVKSYARQYFKNKAESEPRSAAHSAGPALQPPQTTSSHASSLANAVRIEKLSDGEDEDVDITDDLSDDEDDKPQTGIKTEPEQQTGTELEIESSKGEQEEAGEAEVETKDQHSHSAFPQSLQPSSSLGFTEEPVVTERDETVSPPLRSLQTETQTDSKQMNDEHEAQRSQSESSAQTGHLDEACCDETDSRMFSQTSEDDLEEEEEEEEDEEELKVPEHEITMDKETITEEEKQAIPEFFEGRPSKTPERYLKIRNYILDQWLKSRPKYLNKTSVRPGLKNCGDVNCIGRIHTYLELIGAINFNCEQAVYNRPKLVDRSKHKVGKDVLEAYQLAQRLQSMRTRKRRVRDLWGNWCDAKNLEGQTYEHLSAEELALRREEMKRQPRPCKMSRYRGSFDPFQLIPCRYFGEDVQEPFQVIVCAETLLIMDMHAHVSHGEVIGLLGGTFNEKDKVLKICVAEPCNSVSTGLQCEMDPVSQTQACDVLSSLGFSVVGWYHSHPTFHPNPSVRDINTQDQFQSYFSRGGAPFIGMIVSPYDPANPSPHSQTTCLLVKESQEPSGPQKLPYRFDFLSSQDIPDWEQTMRRAQWIIHKYSQTAGTVQLDRFFRKDSHLTCLEKMLSSLARYLEPLPDEEGESFLTQVHALLQSDFITKQQPEGGGSLNTSPRPVDNLALDQLLSQDRFQEGDSDPDCGRASGNNEQITTETTSERNSNAVLHMGSVLSPEHNYLL; translated from the exons ATGAGTACAATGTATACAGCCAACCGCCAGGGGTCGCTGCGGGTAAAACTGAGCACAGCTTCCAGTCggtggtttctctctgtctgtctctctgctctcctttgTTTACGTTTATGCAGCAACATGGAGGACGAGGTGGATGTTGACATCGAGGGAGATGAGACAGAGATCAGACTGAA TGAGCTGGACTCAGAGGGTTTAGTTCAGGAGCAGTTCATTCAGTCTTCATGGACGAGCAGCGCGGGGACACTG CCCTGGGAGCTGGACAGCTCCATCAGCCCAGAGAACAGAGAGGCCATACAGAGgatgctgctggaggagca ATACTACCTGACAGGTAAAGAGATTCCTGATCATATTTGGGAAAGTGATCCATACAACAAGCCCAAAGTGAAACA TTCTCCAGCCAAACCCTCGACCGCAGCTTCTGGATCCTCTTCTCATTGGTCCAAACAGGAGAAAGAGCTGTTTGAAGAAGGACTG GCTCAGTTTGGTAGAAGATGGACCAAGATTGCCAAAGTGGTGGAGAGCCGTTCTGTCCTCCAGGTCAAGAGCTATGCCAGacagtattttaaaaacaag GCTGAATCAGAGCCCAGATCTGCAGCTCACTCTGCTGGACCTGCGCTGCAACCTCCTCAGACCACATCCAGCCATGCATCCTCTCTGGCAAACGCCGTCCGCATAGAGAAGCTTTCTGATGGTGAGGACGAGGATGTAGACATCACAGATGACCTGagcgatgatgaagatgataaacCGCAGACTGGGATCAAAACTGAGCCGGAGCAGCAAACAGGTACCGAACTCGAGATAGAAAGTTCcaaaggagagcaggaggaggcaggtGAGGCTGAGGTGGAGACGAAGGACCAGCACAGCCactctgcttttcctcaaaGTCTTCAACCCTCATCGTCGCTCGGTTTCACTGAGGAGCCTGTTGTCACCGAGCGAGACGAGACAgtgtctcctcctctgaggAGCCTCCAGACAGAAACTCAGACAGACTCAAAGCAGATGAATGATGAGCATGAGGCCCAGCGTTCCCAGTCTGAGAGCTCAGCACAGACTGGTCATCTAGATGAAGCCTGCTGTGATGAGACAG ACTCCAGGATGTTTAGTCAGACATCAGAGGatgacctggaggaggaggaggaggaggaggaggatgaagaggagctcAAGGTACCCGAGCACGAAATTACGATGGACAAGGAGACCATCactgaggaagagaaacaagctATTCCAGAGTTCTTTGAGGGACGTCCATCCAAGACCCCTGAAAGATATCTGAAGATCAGAAATTACATCCTGGATCAGTG GTTGAAGAGCAGACCGAAGTACCTGAACAAGACCTCCGTCCGCCCAGGCCTGAAGAACTGTGGAGACGTCAACTGCATCGGGAGAATACACACCTACCTGGAACTTATAGGAGCCATCAACTTCAACTGTG AACAAGCCGTGTATAATCGCCCAAAGCTGGTGGACCGCTCCAAGCATAAGGTGGGCAAAGACGTGCTCGAGGCCTATCAGCTCGCCCAGAGGCTGCAGAGCATG CGAACCAGGAAGCGCCGGGTTAGGGACCTATGGGGAAATTGGTGTGATGCTAAGAACTTGGAGGGACAGACATATGAG CATCTCAGTGCTGAGGAACTTGCTCTGcggagagaagagatgaagaggcagCCGAGACCCTGCAAGATGTCCAGATACAGAGG GTCTTTCGATCCCTTCCAGCTGATTCCCTGCAGGTATTTCGGGGAGGATGTACAG GAACCATTCCAGGTCATTGTGTGTGCAGAGACTCTTCTCATCATGGACATG CATGCCCACGTGTCACATGGGGAAGTCATCGGTCTGCTCGGTGGGACTTTTAATGAGAAAGACAAAGTGTTGAAG atttgCGTGGCAGAGCCGTGCAACAGTGTGAGTACAGGTTTGCAGTGTGAGATGGACCCGGTGTCTCAGACACAGGCCTGTGACGTGCTGTCGTCCCTGGGCTTCAGTGTTGTGGGCTGGTACCACTCACACCCCACCTTCCACCCCAACCCTTCAGTACgggacataaacacacaggacCAGTTCCAG AGTTATTTCTCACGCGGCGGAGCCCCCTTCATTGGTATGATTGTGAGCCCGTATGACCCAGCAAATCCATCCCCCCACTCCCAAACCACCTGTCTGTTGGTGAAAGAGAGCCAGGAGCCCTCAGGTCCCCAGA AGCTGCCCTACAGATTCGACTTCCTTTCATCACAAGACATCCCAGACTGGGAACAGACAATGAGGAGAGCTCAGTGGATCATCCACAAATACTCTCAAACAGCCGG GACTGTCCAGTTGGACAGATTTTTCCGGAAAGACTCTCATCTCACCTGTTTGGAGAAG ATGCTCTCATCTCTTGCCAGGTACCTGGAGCCTCTgccagatgaggagggagagtCCTTCCTTACCCAGGTCCACGCCCTTCTTCAGTCAGACTTTATTACTAAGCAGCAACCGGAGGGGGGAGGGTCTTTAAATACCTCCCCCAGACCAGTGGACAACTTGGCTCTTGATCAGCTGCTCAGCCAGGACAGGTTCCAGGAAGGAGACTCTGATCCGGATTGTGGCAGAGCCTCAGGCAACAATGAGCAGATCACCACAGAAACAACCTCAGAGAGGAACAGCAACGCAGTGTTACACATGGGCTCAGTGTTATCCCCCGAACATAACTATTTACTGTGA
- the oma1 gene encoding metalloendopeptidase OMA1, mitochondrial, translated as MSSLAVCLSRCRRLCPLSAHLRHVLVRKQAPCAVTSGCSQISCHRALSSLHLRPAPAPPPLRFRSNGPTQCFQISPRITSPLRPGPVQSRGGHHLHTSAPLRALPAPLLWLVLKPLQKLLAIILGRSIRKWWASLPSNRRQLMHEWVWRRRWHLAAGAGVAMVIAALLLLTHLDESPLTGRIRLLVFSKETYMELAALTSEAYMQEFEELLLPVTDPRHKLVERVVQHLAQRNKDIPEVSDVTWSVHLVQSPNVNAFVLPNGKVFMFTGMLDSVVDVHQLTIVLGHEMAHALLGHSAEQASLSHVVDLLSLILLTAIWAVCPRDSLALLGQWVQDKLTQLMFNRPYSRKLEAEADKVGLQLAAKACADVRAGPVFWQQMEIRDQLTGEPTLPEWLSTHPSHRNRFTLLDSLIPEALELRESCVCPALPDSDPRDVFSKSVQVLLKNAKDQERQPERANKTRLPHSPASHPPALPAALLPQTASLLSPNVDQQSKGPVPVVASEIGAAPVPASDRPQDGLKIIS; from the exons ATGTCCTCTCtcgctgtgtgtctgtcacGGTGCCGTcgcctctgtcctctgtctgctCACCTGAGACACGTCCTGGTCCGTAAACAGGCTCCATGTGCTGTGACCTCCGGCTGCTCTCAGATCAGCTGTCACCGAGCACTGAGCTCTCTCCACCTCAGACCTGCTCCCGCTCCACCACCTCTGCGGTTCCGTAGCAATGGACCGACCCAGTGTTTCCAGATTAGTCCCAGAATCACCTCCCCTCTGCGGCCGGGTCCTGTCCAGAGCCGGGGCGGACACCACCTCCACACCTCAGCCCCCCTGAGGGCCCTGCCTGCTCCCCTCTTATGGCTGGTGCTGAAACCTCTGCAGAAGCTACTGGCGATAATCCTGGGCAG GAGCATAAGGAAGTGGTGGGCTTCTCTACCATCCAACCGTCGGCAGCTCATGCACGAATGGGTCTGGAGGCGTCGTTGGCATCTGGCAGCAGGGGCgggtgttgccatggtgattgCAGCTCTACTCCTACTGACTCACCTGGATGAGTCTCCTTTGACGGGACGGATCCGCCTCCTGGTGTTCAGCAAAGAGACCTACATGGAGCTGGCTGCTCTGACTTCAGAGgct tacATGCAGGAGTTTGAAGAGTTGCTCCTTCCAGTCACTGACCCCCGTCACAAGTTGGTAGAGCGGGTGGTGCAGCATCTGGCACAAAGGAACAAGGACATCCCTGAAGTGTCTGATGTCACCTGGAGCGTCCACTTGGTGCAAAGTCCAAATGTCAACGCCTTTGTCCTTCCA AACGGGAAGGTGTTTATGTTTACAGGGATGCTGGACAGTGTGGTGGATGTTCACCAGCTCACCATTGTCCTGGGACACGAGATGGCTCATGCATTACTGGGACACTCT GCAGAACAGGCCAGTCTGTCTCATGTTGTGGACCTCCTGTCTCTTATTCTGCTGACAGCCATATGGGCTGTTTGTCCTCGAGACAGCCTGGCACTGCTGGGACAGTGGGTGCAAGACAAGCTTACACAG CTGATGTTCAATCGTCCCTACAGTCGCAAGCTAGAGGCCGAGGCCGACAAAGTGGGATTACAGTTGGCTGCTAAG GCATGTGCAGATGTGCGAGCAGGACCTGTTTTCTGGCAGCAAATGGAAATCAGAGACCAGCTGACAGGAGAGCCCACCCTCCCTGAGTGGCTGTCCACACACCCATCACACAGGAACAGATTCACTCTGCTGGACAGCCTCATACCAGAG GCTCTGGAGTTGAGGGAAAGCTGCGTCTGCCCCGCTCTACCTGATTCTGACCCTCGTGACGTCTTCTCCAAGAGCGTCCAGGTGTTGCTGAAAAACGCTAAGGATCAAGAAAGACAACCAGAAAGGGCGAACAAGACCCGCCTGCCTCACAGCCCCGCCTCACACCCCCCTGCACTGCCTGCTGCTCTGCTTCCCCAAACTGCATCTCTTCTTTCCCCAAATGTGGATCAACAGAGCAAAGGTCCAGTCCCAGTTGTAGCTTCAGAGATAGGAGCAGCCCCTGTCCCTGCTTCGGACAGACCACAGGACGGGTTGAAGATCATCAGCTGA